Genomic window (Nitrospirales bacterium LBB_01):
GCGGCACATCAGCTGCGCGGGTATAAGGGCAAGTGCGAGGCCCTCCACGGCCACAACTGGCGCGTTCAAGTTGTCGTGCAGGCCGATAAGCTTAATGAAATTGATATCGCTATAGATTTTCACGATATTAAAAAACTCACTAATGACGTAACATCACAACTTGACCATGCGTTTTTAAATGACATCTTTCCGTTTACTCAGATAAACCCGTCCTCTGAAAACATAGCTAAGTGGGTTTACGATACGCTAAGAAAAAAAATATCAACCGAACATGTGCGGCTGCTCTCTGTTACTGTGTGGGAATCTGAAACCTCAGCTGCCACATACTACGAGGATTAGTGTGCCGGACTCTGAGTTTATAAGCAAAATCCTTGATGCCGCGACTGCCAAAGGCGGTGTAAAGTGCGAGGTGTTTGCAGCCTCCGGAACAAGCATTGAAGCAGAGGCTAAAGACGGTGAGGTGGAAAATCTGGAACGCGCCCAGAGCGCTGGGTTTTCTATCCGCATACTGAAAGACGGCAGACAGGGACTTGCGTATTCCACGGATTTTGGAAAATGGCCTGAGGTGCTTGATAACGCTCTTGAAGCCGCAAAGTGGACCCAAAGAGACGAAAACATTGTGTTTTCTCCGCATCAAAACTACACTGATGTTGACATATATGACAAAAACATCGTCTCGGTTAAAGAAGACAGTGTGATAGCAATGGCTATGGATATTGAAAAAACCGCTCTTAATGAAAGCCCAAAAATTAAGCGAGTAAGAAACGCCTCAGCCTCTGTAAGTGTCTCAGAGATTCAAATAGCCAATACGGAGGGACTCTCCGGCTCATACAGTTCAACACACTGCAGCTTTTCCGTTATGGCTATGGCTGAGGAAAACGGCGACACACAATCGGGTTGGCACTATGAAACAGGACGCTACCTGCCGGATACCAACACTGCCGCAAATGTCGGGAAAACTGCCGCCATAAGAGCGCTTGAACTCCTTCACGCAAAAGCATTTAAATCTCTAAAGACCTCCATTGTGCTGGATAACTCCGTTGCGGTGGATTTCTTAAGTCTCATTGCATCTTCTCTTTCTTCTGAAAATGTACAAAAGGGGAAATCTATGCTTTGTGGTAAACTTTCACAGGCAATTTTCTCCAAACATGTCAATATCATAGATGACGCCACGATGCCCAAAAACTCTGCGAGCCGCCCATTTGACAGCGAGGGAGTGCCGTCTCAGCGGACTGTGCTAATTAACGAGGGAACTCTTAGCGGCTACCTATATAATCTCTACACCGCAAGGAAAGACAACGTAAAATCAACGGGAAATGCGGCAAGAGGTGGGATAAAAGGTTTTCCACTTGTTGGCTCTTCAAATCTCTACATCGAGCCTGCGGGGGACACGCATAAGAACCTTGACGAAATGTTTAAAGGAATGGGAACAGGTCTTTACATAACGGACGCTATGGGAGTGCACATGGCTAACCGTATAACCGGAGATTTCTCCGTAGGAGTAAGCGGCATTTGGATAGAAAACGGAGTGCGGGCGTATCCGGTTAAAGAGGCCGTGATGAGCGGTAATTTACTTGAGTTTTTTAAAAACATTGAGGCTTTCACCTCTGAGATAAAATTCTATGGGCGATATGGAAGCCCCTCATTACTTATAAAGGACGTTGATATAAGCGGGTAGGAGTCAGCGACTCCAGGCGGTTACAGATTGATTAAAACGATATTGGAGGGATAAATGGATTATTTTTTTACAGAAGAGCAACTGATGATAAGAGATTTGGCACGGCAAATAGCAGAGGAGAGAGTAGTGCCTGTGCGTGCGGAGTTGGATGAAAAAGAGGAATTCCCAAAAGACATTATGAAAGTAATAGCGCAGGCAGACCTGTTTGGTTTGTTTGTGCCTGAGCAATACGGTGGGCTAGGTAAAGGTGCTGTTGAGCTTTGCATAGCTGTAGAGGAATTAAGCCGGGCATGTCTTGGCGTATCAACAAGTTATGCCGCTAATGCGCTGGGCACTTTTCCAATTCTTCTTTTTGGCACAGATGCGCAGAAGAATAATTATCTACCTGATATTGCTGCAGGTAAAAAACTGGTGGCATTTGGTTTAACCGAGGCCAATGCCGGATCTGATGCCGCAGGAATTCAAACAACCGCCGTCAAAGACGGCGATGACTACATATTAAACGGCACTAAGCAGTGGATAACTAATGGCAGCGAAGCCGAAATATACACGATAATAGCCATGACAGACAGAGCCAAAGGAGCAAGAGGCGCATCCGCATTCATTGTTGACAAGGGAATGCCCGGGTTTACCTTTGGTAAGAAGGAAAAGAAGATGGGTATCAGGGCATCTGTAACATGTGAGCTTGTGTTTGACAATTGCCGAGTGCCTAAGGAAAACATTCTTGGCAAAGAAGGGATGGGCTTTATTGTAGCTATGAAAACACTTGACCAGTCAAGAATTGGAGTTGGAGCGCAGGGATTGGGAGTAGCTCAGGGAGCTTTTGAGGAGGCTGTGAAATTTGCAAAAACCCGGATTCAATTTGAAAAACCGATAATAAGTTTTCAGGCAATTCAGCACATGATTGCCGATATGGCAATAGAGATAGAGGCGGCGAGGGCGCTGATTTATTCTGTGGCAAGATTTATAGACAGCGGCGCAAAAGAAATCACAAAACCCTCTGCTATGGCAAAGACCTTTGCTACAGACATAGGAATGAAAGTGACAACAAATGCGCTTCAGGTTATGGGCGGCTCTGGCTATATGCGCGATTATCCGGTTGAAAAAATGATGCGGGACGCCAAGATTTTACAAATCTATGAGGGCACTAACCAGATTCAACGCAATGTAATCTGCCAAAGCCTGATTAAAGAGTTTTCACGAATGAAATAGGTGAGAGCGATGATTGGTTTAGCGAAATGAGGTGATTCAGCGTGTTGACACGGACATCATGGAAAGCGTACAATTAAGCATGGGAACAGTGAAACCGTCTAAGACGCATACAGAACGTGAAGCATACCGGTACATGGAAAACGCCAAAGGTCTGTTAAAAACTGCGGTCATTGAAGATAACATCTACCTCGACAAGAAGCCCGTCCGAGAGGCGTTTGGCACGGCGTACCTTGCTATACTTGAAGCCATTAACGAAGCTCTGATAAAGAAGGGTCTTACCCGTAAAGAATTGCCTAAGTCTGTTGACGGGTACATGGCGGCCATAAAAAAGCACCTGTCAGTCAATAACGGCAAACTCGTAAAAGATTTTGACAGCCTATATGAAGCCCTGCATATAGCGGGATACTATAGGGGCTTAATTACAAGAGTAACAATGGTCAAAGACGCTATGAAGGACACTGAAGACTTTATCAAGAAGGTTTTGCCATAGGCCTGTACCAGATGATTGAGACTAGACAAAAGAATCCTATTTGTCTAATGTTTTGTCCTGATAGCACTATCATTTAATGAAAAGAAAGGCATTATGTTATAACATGAACTTATCTCGATAAGACCAATGTTCTAAGGAGGGTAGTTGATTACCTAGACATAAAGTCAGTTGTAAACTTAACTAACCCCTCGACGGTATCTGAATACGAAGGATTAGGTCTTATTTCTATAATTAAGTCTCAATAGTAAAATCCCAACATTATCAGGGCGCACACAGGGGTGCGCCACTGCCGAAGGATTAACGACCAACGGAAGCGGGTTTGAAAGCAAAGCGGCGGCGATTGCGTTATAAGGGCGAATTAATTATTCGCCCCAACTCCGAGGATAGCGTGTTTTCACGTTGGTATTACATACCGAACAATGTACTTGACTCAATAAATGCCTATATGGTACTATTTTGTAAAAATGATAACTGGTTCAATGATAGCTGATCTTGAGGAGAGAACCGGCAATAAAATTATGACGGTTAACGATATTGAAACTGTATTAGGTAAAAGATGATGAATTATCTGATTTCTGAAAGTATTGCAGCGAAAAAAAACTCAGTGACCTTGCCTTTAAGAATTCGTCGGGCAGAACAGGAATCTTGTGTATATCCGTTAGATGCATAAAAATCACTACAGGCGATACTTGCGAACATATTAGAAAATTCTACGTAAAGGGTATATTTAATAAATAACACATAGAAGGATAAAACATTATGAAAATAGTCGTGTGTATTAAGCAGGTGCCGGATACGGCTGAGGTAAAGATTAATCCTCAAACCAATACTCTTATGAGAGACGGGGTGCCAAGCATCATTAACCCCTACGATTTGCACGCCATCGAGGCTGCGGTTGCAATTAAAGAGATGATGAGTGCAACGGTTACGGTGCTTACTATGGGGCCTCCTCAGGCTGAGGTTGCGCTTCGGGAATCCATTGCAATGGGAGCTGATGAGGCGGTGCTGCTCAGCGACAGAGCGTTTGCAGGCTCTGACACGTGGGCCACAGCCTACACACTTTCCGGCGCCCTAAAAAAACTCGGATTTGATTTAATCTTTTGCGGCAAGCAGGCCATTGACGGCGACACCGCTCAGGTTGGCCCCGCCGTTGCCGAATTTCTTGATATTCCGCATGTAGCCTATGTAAGCAAGATTAATTCAATCTCTGATACCAGCGTTGAGGTGCGCCGTATGATGGATGACGGCTACGATGTCGTTGAGACCTCAGTCCCTGTGCTCTTTACTGTTGTCAGGGAGCTTAACCAGCCGCGCTTTGCCTCTCTTAAGGGAAAGATGCGAGCGAAAAGCGCTCAGATTAAGAAACTTACATCTGCCGATATTGAGTTAAATGAAAAAGACCTCGGGCTTTCCGGCTCCCCGACTCAGGTAAAAAACATCTTTGCGCCTGAGATGAAAAAGGAACGCATCGTGTTTGAAGGCAAACCAGAGCAGCAGGTTACCGACCTTCTGAACGTACTGAAATCAGTTAAATGTATATAAAATATAAATTCGAACTAATTTGGAGAGGGTATGTATGCAAATAAAGGTAGATAAGGATTTATGCACAAGTTGTGAGACCTGTATAGCCTCATGTCCGTATGAAGCAATCGTGCTTCAAGAGGGCAAGGCTTTTGTTAACGAATACTGTCAGATTTGCCGGATTTGCCTCAGTGTCTGTCCAGAGGGAGCTATAAAAGAAGTCGCTGATGCGCAAGATAGTAAAGACTCGGTTAAAGACATCTCAGCGTATAAAGGGGTCATGGTGTTTGCCGAGCAGCGTGAGGGAAAGGTCTCTCAAGTTGCGTATGAGCTGCTTTCAGCCGGCCGCCGTCTTGCCGACAAGTTATCGGTTGAATTGTTTGCCGTACTTCTTGGCGCTCAGGAATCTGAAGCGAATGAACTTATAAAGTGGGGAGCCGATAAGGTATATCTATGCGCTGACAGCGCACTGACAAGTTTTAACGATGAGCCATACACCGATATTGTTTCAAAGGTGATAACAGACCATAAACCTGAAATTGTGCTTACTGGGGCTACGGCAATAGGACGCTCTTTTTTCCCGCGTGTTGCAGCGCGTCTTCACGCAGGACTCACTGCAGACTGCACATCGTTAGAAATTGAGGATGGAGGCCGCAATCTGCTTGCTATAAGACCCGCTTTTGGCGGAAACATCATGGCAACCATCATGTGCCCTGACACCCGCCCCCAGATGGCCACGGTGCGGCCAAAGGTCATGAAAAAGTGCGCTTGCAGCACCTGTCACACCGGAACGATTGTTAATATTGACATCCCTGCAAATGGTAAATGCCGAACCAAAGTGCTTGAAACTGCTAAGGATGCCGATTTTTGCTCCATTAACATTCAAGAGGCTGAGGTGATTGTTTCAGGCGGCAGAGGGCTTGGCAATCCTAAAGGATTTGAGATGCTCAAAGAGCTTGCCGAATTGGTAAACGGCACACTGGGCGCCTCACGTGCA
Coding sequences:
- the queD gene encoding 6-carboxytetrahydropterin synthase QueD, whose translation is MFELSVESTFAAAHQLRGYKGKCEALHGHNWRVQVVVQADKLNEIDIAIDFHDIKKLTNDVTSQLDHAFLNDIFPFTQINPSSENIAKWVYDTLRKKISTEHVRLLSVTVWESETSAATYYED
- a CDS encoding TldD/PmbA family protein, yielding MPDSEFISKILDAATAKGGVKCEVFAASGTSIEAEAKDGEVENLERAQSAGFSIRILKDGRQGLAYSTDFGKWPEVLDNALEAAKWTQRDENIVFSPHQNYTDVDIYDKNIVSVKEDSVIAMAMDIEKTALNESPKIKRVRNASASVSVSEIQIANTEGLSGSYSSTHCSFSVMAMAEENGDTQSGWHYETGRYLPDTNTAANVGKTAAIRALELLHAKAFKSLKTSIVLDNSVAVDFLSLIASSLSSENVQKGKSMLCGKLSQAIFSKHVNIIDDATMPKNSASRPFDSEGVPSQRTVLINEGTLSGYLYNLYTARKDNVKSTGNAARGGIKGFPLVGSSNLYIEPAGDTHKNLDEMFKGMGTGLYITDAMGVHMANRITGDFSVGVSGIWIENGVRAYPVKEAVMSGNLLEFFKNIEAFTSEIKFYGRYGSPSLLIKDVDISG
- a CDS encoding acyl-CoA dehydrogenase; its protein translation is MDYFFTEEQLMIRDLARQIAEERVVPVRAELDEKEEFPKDIMKVIAQADLFGLFVPEQYGGLGKGAVELCIAVEELSRACLGVSTSYAANALGTFPILLFGTDAQKNNYLPDIAAGKKLVAFGLTEANAGSDAAGIQTTAVKDGDDYILNGTKQWITNGSEAEIYTIIAMTDRAKGARGASAFIVDKGMPGFTFGKKEKKMGIRASVTCELVFDNCRVPKENILGKEGMGFIVAMKTLDQSRIGVGAQGLGVAQGAFEEAVKFAKTRIQFEKPIISFQAIQHMIADMAIEIEAARALIYSVARFIDSGAKEITKPSAMAKTFATDIGMKVTTNALQVMGGSGYMRDYPVEKMMRDAKILQIYEGTNQIQRNVICQSLIKEFSRMK
- a CDS encoding electron transfer flavoprotein subunit beta/FixA family protein, which encodes MKIVVCIKQVPDTAEVKINPQTNTLMRDGVPSIINPYDLHAIEAAVAIKEMMSATVTVLTMGPPQAEVALRESIAMGADEAVLLSDRAFAGSDTWATAYTLSGALKKLGFDLIFCGKQAIDGDTAQVGPAVAEFLDIPHVAYVSKINSISDTSVEVRRMMDDGYDVVETSVPVLFTVVRELNQPRFASLKGKMRAKSAQIKKLTSADIELNEKDLGLSGSPTQVKNIFAPEMKKERIVFEGKPEQQVTDLLNVLKSVKCI
- a CDS encoding electron transfer flavoprotein subunit alpha: MQIKVDKDLCTSCETCIASCPYEAIVLQEGKAFVNEYCQICRICLSVCPEGAIKEVADAQDSKDSVKDISAYKGVMVFAEQREGKVSQVAYELLSAGRRLADKLSVELFAVLLGAQESEANELIKWGADKVYLCADSALTSFNDEPYTDIVSKVITDHKPEIVLTGATAIGRSFFPRVAARLHAGLTADCTSLEIEDGGRNLLAIRPAFGGNIMATIMCPDTRPQMATVRPKVMKKCACSTCHTGTIVNIDIPANGKCRTKVLETAKDADFCSINIQEAEVIVSGGRGLGNPKGFEMLKELAELVNGTLGASRAAVDEGWIPYNHQVGQTGKTVCPKIYIACGISGAVQHMVGMQSSDIIIAINKNAEAPIFNIANYGIVGDLYEIVPMLIKRIKEERG